The DNA region AGGAGACCCGCGACGCGCTGCGGAACCTGGGGTACGTCAAGTGACGTCGTGGCAGCCGGCGAAGGTCACCGTATAATCCCGCCGACATGCCCGACGCTGCCAAAGGGCCCTGGATTCGCCGCGTCGCGACCTGGGCCTATCAGAACCTCCTTCGGCCGTTGATCCGTAAGCCGATCCACGGCCAGCGTCTGAAATTCGCGACCTACCACTGGTGGCAATACGTGGGCCTGTTGCGCTTGCAAAGCCTCTCGTTGAGGCAACGCTTGGGGCTGATCGTTCGTTTCCTGGTCATCGATTGGAACGTCGAACACGGTCACAAACCCAGCGAATCCGTGGCCGTCTGCCGGGCGATTGCCGAGCGGCCCGCCCGCGCGGGCGAGATCGTGGTGGAGGCCGGCTGCTGGAAGGGCGGCAGCTCGGCGAAGTTCAGCGTGGTCTGCAAGCTCCTGGGTTACGAACTCTGGATCTACGACTCGTTCGAGGGCGTGGAGCCGATGACCGTGACCGAAGAGGAGGGTTGGGACTTCACCGGCGAGTACGCCTCCGCGGAAGACGTGCTGTGGGACCATCTACGACGATACGGGGAACCCGATGCCTGCCGGTCATTCAAAGGCTGGTTCCGCGACACCCTGGCGAAAGCACCGATCGATCGCGTCGTGCGTGTGGGCTACATCGACTGCGACATCGTCAAAGGCACCGGCGAAGCACTGGCCGGAATCGTGCCGCAACTCAGCACTGACGGGTGGGTTTTCACGCAGGACTATCACATTCTGGGCATCCGCAATTTCCTGGCCCTCGAGGCCACCTGGTCGAACCTCAACCGTGAAGAACCCGTGATTCGGCCGATCATCTTCGACCTCGCAAGCATCCGCTTCCAGCAGCGCGATCGGACTGCTAGAAACGGCCTCGCACCCTGAGTGGCGGCGTACGGGGCTGTGTTACCATCCAGCGGCTTTCAGGTGGTCTTGACGCTGTTTCGCGGGTAATTGCATGTGCGGAGTCTTCGGAATCCGCGGATAGGAAATTCTATCCAGGTTTCGGAGATCCAGCGTCCGGGACACTGCAGCCTAGCTTCTGTCACTTGACCCTCGTTCGACCTCCCGGGTATTCTCGATCCGAGGGGAGGCGACTTGAGGCGGATCACCGGGATCAAGGTCCTCGCGGGACTTACCGCCTGCGCGGCCATCGTCGGTCTGGCTCTCTCGCAGGCTGCCGATGACGATCGAAAGCCCGCCCAGGCGAATGTGGCCGACGCAATGCGCCGCGCGGCCATCGCGCTCCTCGACTCGCTCGAGCCGGAGCTTCGCAAGCAGGCGACCTTCGACTTGAAAGACGAAGAGCGCAAGAAGTGGAGCAACCTGCCCGCCACGATGTTCGAGCGCAAGGGTGTGAGCTTCGGCGAGATGTCGGCGGCCCAACGCGTGCTCGCCCATCACCTGATTCAGTCCCCGCTCAGCAGTCAGGGCTATCTCAAGGCGGCCGGGATCATGCGCGTCGACGAGATTCTGAAGGAAGCGGCCGCTCGAACGCGTCCCGGAGCGGCGTCGATGTTCGGGCAGGACAAGTACTGGATCGGGATCTTCGGAGACCCGACGGCGGGCGAAGCGTGGGGCTGGCAGCTCGACGGGCACCACCTGGCGCTCAACTTCACCGTCGTCGGCGACGAGATCGCGGTCACGCCTGCGTTTCTCGGCTCGGATCCGGCAGAGGTTCGCGGCAACCTCGACTCGGGCTTTTATGCCCTCGCCAAGGAGGACGCTCGCGGGCGCGCGCTATTCGAGTCGCTCGACCAGCGCCAGCAGGCCAAGGCGCTGCTCGAGGGCGATACGCCCCGGGACGTCATCGCCGGCCCAGGGCGGGCCGAGCGACTGACGAAGATCACCGGGCTGCCCGCAGCCGGGATGACGGAGCGACAGCGGCAACTCTTGACGTACCTGCTGCACGAGTACCTGGGCAATCTGGAGCCCGAGCTCGCGAAGGCCCACGCAGCGCGCATTCACGATGCGGGAATCGACAAAGTGCATTTCTCCTGGGCCGGCACGAAGGCGAACAAGCCTTACTACTACCGCATTCACGGTCCCACGATCCTGATCGAATTCGACAACTCCTACCCGCCCGGCCAGAAACAGGGGCTGATCAATCACATCCACACGGTCTGGCGAGACACCGATCGCGACTACGGAGAAGATCTGCTACGCAAGCACTACGAGACCAGCCCTCATCACGAAAACAGCGAATAACGGGGGTCGTACCCATGGCTTCTCACTTCGAGTCATTCTGGAACCACGGCTCCTTCGCCGTCGTCGGTCACGCCGCGAAGACACGAGGGACTGGGTAGGCAAGGCGGCCGACGCCGGAATCAAGGACATCTGGATTCACATGCAGCGAGACACGCCCGAGGCCCTCGAGCTGGCCGAGCAGCGGGGCATGGACGTCCGCAGCGGCACCTGTGCGGTCATGTATCTCACGTCCGGTATCACGTACAACGCGGTCCACAAGTGGATCATGAAGCTCGTGGACAAGTACTGAGCGAGACTCTCACCCCGGTTCTCATGGCCACGGGACACTTCGTGTCGCAAATCGGATGGAATCGACCTCGCTTGCGAAGCGCGACGGCGCCTAAGATGAAGCGGATTCCGTCTCGACGAGGTGAACGATGATCGATCGATCGCGACTCGCGTACGTCCTGTTCCTCGCAGTACTCCTCGCTGCGGGGTGCTCCTCCACTCCGGAGCCTGCCGGGGACGCGGCGACGCCGGCGCCCGCGCCGTCTCCGGCGGATGACGCCGCGGCCCGTGTCGCACCCGATCCCGCGGAACCGCCGGAAGCGGAGGATGATCCCCCGAAGCCGTCGGCTCCGGCCGCGGACGAGCCGCCACCCTCCGAGCCGTCACCCGTTCCGTCGCCGCAGCAAGATGCTCCGGCCGCGGAACCCTCCATCCCGGAACCGTCCGAAACGAAACCTCCCGTCGCGGAACCGGAGACGCCCACCCCGGTCGAAGCCGAGCCCGTTGGCAGCGATTCGCCGGGCGTCGTCGATCCGGGCGGCACGATCGAGATGGCGGCGGCCAAGCCGGGTCTCACGAAAATCGGCGCCGCCAAATGCAAGATCTGTCACAAGGTGCAGTACGCGTCGTGGGCGGAGTCGGCGCACGCGAAGCGCACACCGCCTCTCGAATGCGAGAGCTGCCACGGCCTCGGCAGCGAGTACAAGGGCCTCTCCGTGATGAAGGATCCCGAGAAGTCCAGGGCCGCGGGGCTCGTGGATCCGACGGAAGCGTTTTGCACGCAGTGTCACACGAGCGGCTGGAGCGAGGAGATGTTCCGGCGGGCCCACGCGCACAAAGACGACGGTTCCTGAGGCCGGCGTCGAGATTCGCGAGGGTTGCGCGGTAGCAACAAGCCTCTGACCTGACGATTGATCGCACCGGTCAACGACTTGGCTGAACTCTATGGCGTGACTACCGCGGCTCTGAATCAAGCCGTGACGAACTCGCTGAGCTTGAGCAAAGGTACGATGAGAAGTTTCGCGTTTCACCGTGCGGTAGACGCGTCGCCTCGGGAGGGTGGGTGTGTCCGATCGGCCGCAAGCAACGTGCTGTGGGGCAAGCCGCTGGGGGGTGAGGATTTGGCGGCGATCAATGCAGCTTGGGTCGGCAATTGAGCGGAGACGCCCCACCCCCCGACGTAGCCGCTGTGGCCGGTATCGGTGTGGAGCCGGACGAAGTTCCGGTTGGACAAGAGCAATTCCGGGGATATTTCCCTCACGGCTTGCCCCAGGTAGAATCTCGCCATGGAATCCAGACTCGAGCCCGGCCAGAATCTCCTGCACTACCGCCTGACCGCCAAGATCGGCGAAGGCGGGATGGGCGTCGTCTGGCAGGCCCACGACACGAAGCTGGATCGCGACGTCGCGATCAAGCTGCTGCCGGCAGAGCTGGCAAGCAACGCCCAGCGGCGGATGCGCTTCGAGCGCGAGGCCCGGGCGGTCGCGGCATTGAACCACCCCAACATCGTCACGCTCTACTCGGTCGAGCACGTGCCGGCCGAGGGCGACGCGCCGGGCCTGTCGTTCCTGACGATGGAACTGGTGGCCGGCCAACCGCTGGCCCAGGCGATCGGGTTAAACGGGCTGGACTTCGATCGCTTCCTGACGCTGGCGTTGCCGATGGCGGAGGCGCTGGGACGCGCGCACCGGGCGGGAATCGTCCACCGCGACATCAAGACGGCGAACGTCGTTCTTAATAATGACGGCGCACCGAAGATCCTCGATTTCGGTCTGGCCCGCCTCGACCGCGACGACGAGAGCGAAACCGACGAGAGCGAAACCGACGAGAGTGACGCGACGATGACCGAGCTTTCGACCCGCGTTGGCACCGTGCTGGGCACGCCGGCCTACATGGCGCCGGAGCAGGCGCGCGGCCACTCTGCGGATGCCCGCTCGGACATCTTCTCGCTGGGCAGCGTGTTCTACGAGCTGCTGACTGGCAGGCGTCCGTTCCAGCGTGACAGCTACGAGCAGTCGATCCAGGCCCTGCTGCACGACGAGCCCGAGTCGGTGACCTCGGCCAGTCGAAAAGTACCCCGCGAGCTGGAGTCGATCCTGCGCAAGTGCCTGGCCAAGGAGCCGGACCAGCGCTACGCCAACAGCGACGCGTTGCACGACGCGCTTAGTGCCGTGCGCGAGCGGCAGCTTGCGACCGCAGGCGGCAACGCGTGGTGGCGCCGGCCGGTCGTCGTGCTTCCGCTGTTGATCGTCGCGTTGGTGGCGGTCGGCTGGGTCGTGCGCGACCGGATGAAAGCGGCGGAGGCTCATCGAGTGCGGACCGAGCTGCTGCCACGCATCGAGCAGTTGCTCGAACAACGCGCCGGCTTCGAGCCGCTGGTGCTGGCGCTCGAGGCGCAGCGCAAACTGCCCGGCGACCCGGCCGTCAACAAACTGGTCGAGGCGGCCTCGGTGCCGGTCCGCGTGACCAGTCAGCCCGACGGTGCCGCGATTTCGATCCACAGTTATATGGATGTGGACAGTGCGGGGGCCATTCGTTGCAACACACCGTGTGACATCCGGGTCCCGCCGAGCTATCTGGTCTTCCGCGCCGAGGCCGACGGCTACGAGACGCTCGAAGTCGCCAGCGCCGGGTTCGGCACTGAAATCCCGCTGACGTTGCAACCCGTCGGCGCCGCACCCGAGGGCATGCTGCGTGCGCCCGCGCATCGCGGCGGACGGCCGGGCGAGGAGACGTTCGAGTTTCCGGCCTACTGGGTGGATCGCTACGAGGTCAGCAACCGTCAGTTCCAGGAGTTCGTCAGCGCGGGCGGGTACGCAAACCCGGAATACTGGCCGCCGTACTTCACGGACGAAGGCAAGCGACTGACGCTGGCCCAGGCTAGTGTGCGTTTCGTCGACGAGACGGGGCGACCCGGCCCCGCCGGTTGGCAGCTCAGCCAGTACCCCGAAGGCGAGGCCGATCTGCCGGTGCGCGGGATCAGCGCGTTCGAGGCCGAGGCGTACGCCACCTGGCGTGGTCGCAGCCTGCCGACTTTCCACCACTGGCACCGCTTTGCAGGACGCGGCTATTTCGCGGAAATCCTGCTGACCGGCAACTTCGACAGCGACGCCGTCGGCGAGGTCGGCGCGCCGCGGGCCCTGGGCCCGCTCGGCACCTTCGACACCGCCGGCAACGTGCGCGAGTGGACGTCGACGGACGTGGGTGACAGGCGCTACGCGATGGGCGGTTCTTACGAGGACCCGCCGTACACCTTCTCCGACGACGGCGCGAACTCGCCGTGGGATCGCCTGCCGACGATCGGTTTCCGCACCGTGCTCTACGACTCGCCCCCGCCTCCGATCGCGTTCGAGCCGTTCGACGCGACCCGCTTCGACTTCGCGGACGTCGAGGTGATTTCCGACGAGGTGTACGAGCTGGTCGCCGAGCGCTACGCGTATGCGCCGCGCGAGCTGGACGCGCAGGTCGAACGCACCGACGACTCGTCGGAGCTCTGGGTCCACGAGACGGTCAGCTTCACGTCGGTCTACGGCGGGACCCGTGTGCAGGCACACCTCTTCCTACCGACGAACGCCGAGCCGCCATACCAGACGGTGCTGTTCCGGCCCGGTGCGGCGGTCAACCTGTTGACCCGCGTCGACGACTTCATCGTCTTCCTACCGCGTTACGTCCCGCGCAGCGGTCGCGCCGTGGTGGTGCCGGCGCTCTACGGCACGCTGGGGCGTCAGGACCCTGACGGGCTGACCGACCGGTTGATGCGCCAGGTGCAGGACATGATGCGCACCGTCGAATACCTGAAGACCCGCGACGACATCGACGCGGACCGGATCGCGTATGTCGGCTTGAGTGCCGGCGGCGAGTACGGCCCGTGTTACGTCGCCAACCTGCCCGACTTGAAGGCGGCGGTTCTGATGGCGGCGGGCTACCACGACGCCCACATGCTGGACGAGCCGCGGGACCAGGTGCCGTGGAACTTCTCGCCGCGGGTGACGCAACCCGTGCTGATGATCAACACCGACAACGATTTCACGTTGCCGTACGAGTTGGCGCAGAAGCCGATGTTCGATCAACTGGGGACGCCGCCCGAAGACAAGCGCCAGGTGATCGTCGAGGGCGGACACGTCCCGTTCGACCAGACCGAGGTGATCCGCGAGACGCTGGACTGGTTGGATCGTTACCTGGGGCCGGTCGCTCGACCCACCCTCTTGGAAAGCGAAATATCACCGCGCGGTCGATTATCCAAGTCGTCAACGAGCGAGGGCTGATAGGATGCCCCGAATGAAACGACAAAGAGACCTTTCGAAGATCTTTCTTGGCGTGTTGGGCGCCCTGGTCTTGCTCGCGGGCGTCTGGCACACTGCTAACCTACGAGCGGAGAACCGGTTGCTGCGGGATCGGATCGCGAGATACGAGAGCCCTGCGGCTGCCGCAAGCCCGAGTTCGGCCGCGAGATCCGCGAAACCCGGTGCGAAGAACAACCCGCGAGCGTTGCACGACGAGGCCCGCGAGATCCTGTACGCCGCACTGAGCGCTGCAACGGGGAAGCAGGTCTGGTTCGTGACGCAGGTAAACGATCCGGAGGCGGACTTGTTCCAGCGCGAGCTCGAAAACACTTTCCTGGAGTCGGGCTGGGAAATCGCCGGCAGCACCGAATCCAAGAATTCGCTCCGCGCGGGCATCCGGGTGTTCGTCGCGACCGACGAACTCGCGGAGCACATTTCCATCGTCGTGGCCGGCCTCAGGGCGGCAGGGTTCGAAGTATTCGCTGGAACAGGTTACCGGGCCTTTTACGAGAGGCAGATTGCGAAGGACCCGAACTTTTCGGGAGTCGAACTGATGCCCGAGCAGGACTTCGTCATCGTCGTGGGGCCGAATCCACCAGCGCCTTGAGATCGTCCCCGCCAACTCCAATCGGTGGCGCGATTCTTTCATCTCTTTAAGTGAATCGCGGGGTGAGTCGTCACCGAGCCGCCGAAAACAGCATCGGACGACATAATACTCTATTTTTTACGGCATTCTTGACGTACGCTAATGCCACGGGGAAGAAGATAGCGTCGTTCACGACGTAACGGTTTTTCACAAATATCATCGTCTGCCGTGAAAGGACATGATGCGGTATGCGCGGCGGGAGTCAAATCCGCATGGAGTTGTGGGAAATTCCATCCGTCGGCGATGCGGTCTGCTTCTGCTAACAGCACTTGTGGCCACGACGACTCTGACTGAAGGAGCCGAGCTCGTCGTCTTCTCCAGCGGTCGTGTCCTTCCGGTCGAGACCTTCCGGATCATGGGCGACATGGCCGCGGTTGAGCTGGTCGCGGGCGGGGAAATCTGGTTCCCGTCGCACGTCGTCCGTCGCATCGATTCCATGGACACTGACGGCCTGTCGGTTGTGATGAAGGTGAAGCCGGCGTTGAACGCGAAGAACCGTACGAACGCCGCGCCGGGTACGCCGGCGGATGCGTTCGAATTCGAAACCGCGCGCGCCGAGAATCTCGATACGGCCGAAATCGATCCGGGCGAGTCCGATTCGGCAGAGTCGATTACCGGTACAGTTCTTAGCGAAGACGGCGATCCGGTGGATGGAGTCGAGATCCGGGCGCGCGCGCTCAGGTTGTTTCACCCCGAGGAAGGGGGCAAGCGCCCGCAGGAGGTGCAGGGCCTCAGCGAACGGAACGGTTCGTACCGTTTGGATCAGCTACCCCCGGGCGAGTACAACGTTCACTCTCTCGCCACCGATCGCTATAACTCGGCCCGAACCACGGTTCGAACCGGCGACACCCTTGCCAATCTGATCCTGAACGAAAAGCGCGAGCTCGCGATTTTCGGAACGGTCACCAACACCATCGGAGAGCCCTTGCAAGCGGCTTCGGTCACGCAAGCGGTCGGCTCGACGGCAACGGCGACCAGCGATCTGGACGGTTACTACCGCTTCGAGATTCCGAGAGGTTCCCACGGCCAGACCTACAAGCTGATATTCGAGCACAAGGGTTACTCTTCGCGAGTTCTCACTTTCGAAGACAGCCAGGTTGCCGGCCGTAGCGAGTTCGGGCTGAACGCCAGTCTCGAGTCCCTCGATACCCTCGTCGTGGTCGAAGGGACCGTGAGCAACCCGCAGGGGGCCCCGGTCTCCGGGCAAACCGTCTTCCTGGTGGGCGAGCAAAATCACCAAGCCGTCACCGATCAGAGCGGCGGTTTCC from Acidobacteriota bacterium includes:
- a CDS encoding TylF/MycF family methyltransferase translates to MPDAAKGPWIRRVATWAYQNLLRPLIRKPIHGQRLKFATYHWWQYVGLLRLQSLSLRQRLGLIVRFLVIDWNVEHGHKPSESVAVCRAIAERPARAGEIVVEAGCWKGGSSAKFSVVCKLLGYELWIYDSFEGVEPMTVTEEEGWDFTGEYASAEDVLWDHLRRYGEPDACRSFKGWFRDTLAKAPIDRVVRVGYIDCDIVKGTGEALAGIVPQLSTDGWVFTQDYHILGIRNFLALEATWSNLNREEPVIRPIIFDLASIRFQQRDRTARNGLAP
- a CDS encoding DUF3500 domain-containing protein, which gives rise to MRRITGIKVLAGLTACAAIVGLALSQAADDDRKPAQANVADAMRRAAIALLDSLEPELRKQATFDLKDEERKKWSNLPATMFERKGVSFGEMSAAQRVLAHHLIQSPLSSQGYLKAAGIMRVDEILKEAAARTRPGAASMFGQDKYWIGIFGDPTAGEAWGWQLDGHHLALNFTVVGDEIAVTPAFLGSDPAEVRGNLDSGFYALAKEDARGRALFESLDQRQQAKALLEGDTPRDVIAGPGRAERLTKITGLPAAGMTERQRQLLTYLLHEYLGNLEPELAKAHAARIHDAGIDKVHFSWAGTKANKPYYYRIHGPTILIEFDNSYPPGQKQGLINHIHTVWRDTDRDYGEDLLRKHYETSPHHENSE
- a CDS encoding protein kinase, which encodes MESRLEPGQNLLHYRLTAKIGEGGMGVVWQAHDTKLDRDVAIKLLPAELASNAQRRMRFEREARAVAALNHPNIVTLYSVEHVPAEGDAPGLSFLTMELVAGQPLAQAIGLNGLDFDRFLTLALPMAEALGRAHRAGIVHRDIKTANVVLNNDGAPKILDFGLARLDRDDESETDESETDESDATMTELSTRVGTVLGTPAYMAPEQARGHSADARSDIFSLGSVFYELLTGRRPFQRDSYEQSIQALLHDEPESVTSASRKVPRELESILRKCLAKEPDQRYANSDALHDALSAVRERQLATAGGNAWWRRPVVVLPLLIVALVAVGWVVRDRMKAAEAHRVRTELLPRIEQLLEQRAGFEPLVLALEAQRKLPGDPAVNKLVEAASVPVRVTSQPDGAAISIHSYMDVDSAGAIRCNTPCDIRVPPSYLVFRAEADGYETLEVASAGFGTEIPLTLQPVGAAPEGMLRAPAHRGGRPGEETFEFPAYWVDRYEVSNRQFQEFVSAGGYANPEYWPPYFTDEGKRLTLAQASVRFVDETGRPGPAGWQLSQYPEGEADLPVRGISAFEAEAYATWRGRSLPTFHHWHRFAGRGYFAEILLTGNFDSDAVGEVGAPRALGPLGTFDTAGNVREWTSTDVGDRRYAMGGSYEDPPYTFSDDGANSPWDRLPTIGFRTVLYDSPPPPIAFEPFDATRFDFADVEVISDEVYELVAERYAYAPRELDAQVERTDDSSELWVHETVSFTSVYGGTRVQAHLFLPTNAEPPYQTVLFRPGAAVNLLTRVDDFIVFLPRYVPRSGRAVVVPALYGTLGRQDPDGLTDRLMRQVQDMMRTVEYLKTRDDIDADRIAYVGLSAGGEYGPCYVANLPDLKAAVLMAAGYHDAHMLDEPRDQVPWNFSPRVTQPVLMINTDNDFTLPYELAQKPMFDQLGTPPEDKRQVIVEGGHVPFDQTEVIRETLDWLDRYLGPVARPTLLESEISPRGRLSKSSTSEG
- a CDS encoding carboxypeptidase-like regulatory domain-containing protein; this translates as MATTTLTEGAELVVFSSGRVLPVETFRIMGDMAAVELVAGGEIWFPSHVVRRIDSMDTDGLSVVMKVKPALNAKNRTNAAPGTPADAFEFETARAENLDTAEIDPGESDSAESITGTVLSEDGDPVDGVEIRARALRLFHPEEGGKRPQEVQGLSERNGSYRLDQLPPGEYNVHSLATDRYNSARTTVRTGDTLANLILNEKRELAIFGTVTNTIGEPLQAASVTQAVGSTATATSDLDGYYRFEIPRGSHGQTYKLIFEHKGYSSRVLTFEDSQVAGRSEFGLNASLESLDTLVVVEGTVSNPQGAPVSGQTVFLVGEQNHQAVTDQSGGFLIPEVTAGVTYQFWISPRGDYQKHQEEVLVGAEGLNLEVTLKPHASEYAKLSGRMINTNGTPVPNFSLWMRNSRSVQEPVLLTSDSAGAFSVPDAPVGRLTFNSVSDPRMTIGGPELSSAGMENLTLIIDWGTYEIRGRVVDSEGIPVASPQLSLEWSHRGEGGQSLSLRHASVDAYGSFVFTQVGPGLHSLKVSAAGFEPVQLQADSPGDLIVQLQARNKEGALQD